The Drosophila nasuta strain 15112-1781.00 chromosome 2L, ASM2355853v1, whole genome shotgun sequence genome window below encodes:
- the LOC132796028 gene encoding acid-sensing ion channel 5, producing the protein MSPKLSSGWKWLSLIYNFIALYFNNCCIHGFRYLVQGMLMLLERFLWLILLSISIYFCVVSCLSSVNRFQTKSTHIGIERNSYKWNVSLPSITVCPMQRLNDSRFAAYCLEHNVFGKDRTELRDFLEQLANSTYTNFENIPEYESIDHTLKNLNIEPENYMELIYNLTWDATHSEESGRVRCTDGSYEIRVTQVLTEFGLCYVCNTFLGLEYSASYVLFGEYPQLNGVLNESTLLPIKHGAFFEKDTGFTLIGFTNKAIDTYLHSPHDVMRLDSNFGYTEEGSAYELEIEHITTEPNLEKTTSVSQRKCRFFHESNLEHYPFYTKNSCSQECRLNLAYKVCKCIPHFYPNSRVKNPKPVCSYKILKSCFPKHAGLFLKFYEANGHHGKIDECICEQNCRDSVIRLTKASVMRGSQMLLRSLGSSALVKFWPKNQFKRQVIFSFTDFLVSLGGTAGLYLGFSVLGLIELFYFFSMRLFWHIFGYQI; encoded by the exons ATGTCTCCTAAGCTCAGCAGCGGCTGGAAATGGCTCAgcttaatatacaattttattgcattgtaCTTCAATAATTGTTGCATTCATGGATTTCGTTATCTGGTGCAAGGAATGCTCATGTTGTTGGAAAG ATTTTTGTGGCTTATACTTTTGAGTATCTCAATATATTTCTGCGTGGTCTCCTGTTTGTCCTCGGTTAATCGATTCCAAACCAAGAGCACACACATTGGCATCGAACGCAACTCTTATAAATGGAATGTCTCCTTGCCCAGCATAACAGT CTGTCCAATGCAAAGACTTAATGACTCTCGCTTTGCCGCTTATTGTTt AGAACACAATGTGTTTGGCAAGGATCGCACCGAGTTGCGGGACTTTCTTGAACAGTTGGCCAACTCGACGTATACGAACTTTGAGAATATTCCCGAATACGAGAGCATCGATCATACTTTGAAGAATCTGAATATTGAGCCGGAAAACTACATGGAACTGATCTACAATCTGACCTGGGATGCCACACACAGCGAGGAGTCGGGAAGAGTTCGTTGCACCGACGGCAGCTATGAGATTCGTGTGACGCAGGTGTTGACTGAGTTTGGTTTGTGCTACGTTTGCAACACGTTTCTGGGGTTGGAATATAGCGCAAGCTATGTGTTATTCGGCGAGTATCCGCAACTGAATGGCGTGCTAAACGAAAGCACATTGCTGCCCATTAAACACGGAGCTTTCTTCGAAAAGGACACGGGTTTTACGCTCATCGGATTCACGAATAAAGCGATTGAT ACATATCTACACTCTCCGCATGATGTCATGCGATTGGACAGCAATTTTGGCTATACAGAAGAAGGCTCTGCTTATGAGTTGGAAATTGAACATATCACAACTGAGCCCAATTTGGAAAA AACCACTTCAGTGTCGCAGCGCAAATGTCGCTTCTTTCACGAATCGAATCTGGAGCATTATCCTTTCTATACAAAAAACTCCTGTTCCCAAGAGTGTCGTCTTAATCTAGCTTATAAGGTTTGCAAGTGCATTCCTCACTTCTATCCCAATAGCAGAG TTAAAAATCCTAAACCCGTTTGCTCTTACAAGATATTAAAATCTTGCTTCCCAAAGCATGCTG GCCTGTTCCTGAAATTCTACGAAGCAAACGGACATCATGGCAAAATAGACGAATGCATTTGTGAACAGAATTGTCGCGACTCTGTGATTAGACTCACCAAAGCTAgt GTCATGCGTGGCTCTCAGATGCTGCTTCGAAGTCTGGGAAGTTCGGCGCTTGTCAAATTCTGGCCTAAAAATCAGTTTAAGCGACAagttatattttcttttaccgATTTCTTGG TTTCTTTGGGTGGCACAGCTGGTTTATATCTTGGCTTCAGTGTTCTAGGACTTATTGAGCTCTTCTATTTCTTCTCAATGCGTTtgttttggcatatttttggATATCAAAtctaa